In one Carassius carassius chromosome 48, fCarCar2.1, whole genome shotgun sequence genomic region, the following are encoded:
- the LOC132131412 gene encoding adhesion G-protein coupled receptor G7-like: MTVPSLVCENGGELRDRICLCPDDWTGTTCNIPNFCPEQNPTPTSKFTFPKTVLGQFASSIERCPPKTTNAGMPQASSLCNITTNSFDPPNILNCTLTLDAINAWISEATPEQKKNLASNTQILTSIPERLTPLNITNAAQITNTLLSDQQTTQTTDIAVSAVATISQLLSASPEMYSSVDHTAISELTQTLQKLSLREIQNPLLVQPKMAVQSLKGHKPIRHVQLTFFKGKCLKAE, translated from the exons ATGACCGTGCCGAGTCTGGTGTGTGAAAACGGGGGTGAATTACGAGACAGGATCTGCCTCTGCCCAGATGATTGGACTGGAACTACCTGCAACATTC caaatttCTGCCCTGAACAAAATCCCACACCAACTAGCAAATTCACCTTTCCAAAAACTGTCCTAGGCCAGTTTGCTTCCTCCATAGAGAGATGTCCACCAAAAACAACAAATG ctggCATGCCCCAGGCATCATCCCTCTGTAATATAACTACTAACTCATTTGATCCTCCAAACATTCTCAATTGTACTTTGACCCTGGATGCCATTAATGCATGG atTTCTGAAGCTACTCCCGAACAAAAAAAGAACTTAGCCTCCAACACCCAGATCCTCACATCCATACCAGAACGGCTAACACCCCTCAACATCACAAATGCAGCTCAAATTACCAACACCCTGCTTTCTGATCAACAAACTACACAAACTACG GATATTGCCGTATCAGCAGTCGCTACAATCAGTCAACTCCTGAGTGCAAGTCCTGAGATGTACTCTTCTGTTGACCATACTGCAATTTCTGA ACTAACACAGACTCTACAGAAACTCTCTCTGCGTGAGATACAAAATCCATTGTTGGTGCAACCGAAAATGGCAGTGCAGTCACTGAAGGGACACAAACCAATCCGACATGTGCAGTTAACCTTTTTTAAAGGCAagtgtctgaa GGCAGAGTGA